A single Numenius arquata chromosome 1, bNumArq3.hap1.1, whole genome shotgun sequence DNA region contains:
- the SLC7A1 gene encoding high affinity cationic amino acid transporter 1, translating to MECQKIINFGNQLLRRKNVDCTREDSRLSRCLNTFDLVALGVGSTLGAGVYVLAGAVARENAGPAIVISFLIAALASVLAGLCYGEFGARVPKTGSAYLYSYVTVGELWAFITGWNLILSYVIGTSSVARAWSATFDEIIGQHIEEFCKKYMTMDAPGVLAKYPDIFAVVIIIILTGLLIFGVKESALVNKVFTCINILVLGFVMVSGFVKGSIKNWQLTEQDIYNTTLSIYGANQSDEELYGVGGFMPYGWKGVLSGAATCFYAFVGFDCIATTGEEVKNPQKAIPIGIVASLLICFVAYFGVSAALTLMMPYYQLDTNSPLPNAFKYVGWDGANYAVAVGSLCALSTSLLGSMFPMPRIIYAMAEDGLLFKFLAKVNEKRKTPIIATVTSGAIAAVMAFLFDLKDLVDLMSIGTLLAYSLVAACVLVLRYQPEQPNLAYQMARTTEETDNNESVSTSESQAGFLPEEEEKCSLKAILCPPNSEPSKFSGSVVNISTFIIGFLIVGSCILTTLEPSTLIKALWIIAAILVLVVSFIIWKQPESKTKLSFKVPLLPLLPVVSIFVNVYLMMQLDIGTWIRFAVWMLIGFIIYFAYGIWHSVEATYAASAEAERNTDAGSDSCK from the exons ATGGAGTGTCAGAAAATTATCAATTTTGGAAACCAGCTTCTTCGCCGGAAAAATGTGGACTGCACTCGAGAAGACAGTCGGCTCTCACGATGCCTCAACACGTTTGACTTGGTGGCTCTGGGTGTAGGCAGCACTTTGGGTGCAGGTGTCTACGTACTGGCTGGAGCCGTGGCACGGGAAAACGCAGGACCTGCCATCGTTATCTCCTTCTTGATTGCTGCCTTGGCTTCAGTGCTGGCTGGACTCTGCTATGGAGAATTCGGTGCTCGAGTTCCTAAGACAGGATCAGCTTATCTCTACAGCTACGTGACCGTGGGTGAGCTGTGGGCCTTCATCACAGGGTGGAACTTAATCCTCTCCTATGTTATCG GAACCTCGAGTGTGGCCAGAGCCTGGAGTGCGACGTTTGATGAAATCATAGGCCAGCACATTGAAGAATTTTGTAAAAAATACATGACGATGGATGCTCCTGGAGTGCTAGCAAAATACCCAGACATCTTTGCCGTGGTGATAATCATCATCCTAACAG ggcttTTAATTTTTGGTGTGAAGGAATCTGCCCTGGTGAACAAAGTCTTCACCTGCATCAACATTCTTGTCCTTGGCTTCGTCATGGTCTCCGGCTTTGTGAAGGGGTCTATTAAAAACTGGCAGCTGACCGAACAGGACATTTACAACACCACCCTCAGCATTTATGGAGCCAA TCAGTCAGACGAAGAGCTCTATGGTGTTGGAGGGTTTATGCCCTATGGATGGAAAGGTGTCCTCTCAGGGGCAGCCACGTGTTTTTATGCTTTCGTGGGATTTGACTGTATTGCTACTACAG GTGAGGAGGTAAAAAACCCTCAGAAGGCCATTCCTATTGGCATTGTGGCATCTCTGCTCATCTGCTTCGTGGCTTATTTTGGTGTGTCAGCTGCCCTGACGCTTATGATGCCTTACTACCAGCTGGATACCAACAGCCCTTTACCCAACGCCTTTAAATATGTGGGTTGGGATGGAGCCAATTATGCAGTGGCTGTCGGTTCCTTGTGTGCGCTTTCTACCAG TCTCCTTGGCTCCATGTTTCCGATGCCTCGAATAATTTATGCTATGGCAGAAGATGGACTTCTCTTTAAATTTTTGGCTAAAGTCAACGAGAAGAGAAAAACTCCAATAATTGCAACAGTGACATCAGGGGCCATTGCAG CTGTTATGGCCTTTCTCTTCGACTTGAAAGATCTTGTGGATCTCATGTCCATTGGGACCCTCCTGGCTTACTCCTTGGTGGCAGCCTGTGTGTTGGTACTGAG GTATCAGCCAGAGCAGCCTAATTTGGCATACCAGATGGCTAGGACAACAGAGGAGACTGATAACAACGAGTCTGTGAGCACCAGTGAGTCGCAGGCTGGATTTCtgccagaggaagaggagaaatgtTCCCTCAAAGCCATACTGTGTCCCCCAAATTCAGaaccttccaaattctctggctCGGTGGTGAACATCTCAACCTTCATCATTG GTTTCCTTATCGTGGGTAGCTGTATCCTCACTACCCTTGAGCCAAGCACTCTGATAAAGGCCCTATGGATTATCGCTGCCATCCTTGTTCTTGTTGTCAGCTTCATTATATGGAAACAGCCTGAAAGCAAAACCAAGCTCTCCTTTAAG GTACCTCTTTTGCCTCTTCTTCCTGTTGTGAGTATTTTTGTGAACGTTTACCTCATGATGCAGCTAGACATAGGCACATGGATACGGTTTGCAGTCTGGATGCTCATAG GCTTTATCATCTACTTTGCCTACGGAATATGGCACAGCGTGGAAGCCACCTATGCGGCCTCAGCAGAGGCGGAGAGAAACACGGACGCGGGTTCGGACAGCTGTAAATGA